Proteins encoded together in one Quercus lobata isolate SW786 chromosome 3, ValleyOak3.0 Primary Assembly, whole genome shotgun sequence window:
- the LOC115978818 gene encoding ATP-dependent DNA helicase Q-like 5 isoform X1 — MESDSDSDGSHVSATPPRDPYQPPPPPPPRQSTTSSKKPKPSLKPKKPPIPIPNPKPKPSLSPSPPSSPTPSPLSTLPFQILRRTSDHDDPISAAQALPARHFSNSASFSKLNKPSLNFEPLEPNTTVTDHFQSNSEATNSANSHRVVKRHSNLIGSNPPLPPAKLRKCGNEGNFVKLNLNGKRRKFANKGKTRRNIYGSYSSSSRKFHRKKKRKVEGEGEGEDEKNGCEEDGLVVETEQQKQKQESGRAKLDSQLIEEAALAARNEASDENLLKLLNLVYGYDSFRDGQLEAIKMVLAGESAMLVLPTGAGKSLCYQLPAMVLPGLTLVVSPLVALMIDQLRQLPPVITGGLLCSSQTLEEVSETLRKLQEGTIKVLFVSPERFLNAEFLSVVSTNLSISLVVVDEAHCISEWSHNFRPSFMRLRASMLRDRLNVGCILAMTATATVTTLNAVMSALAIPQTNLIQKEQLRENLQLSVSLSGNRMKDLLMLMKSSPFKEVKSIIIYCKFQSETDLINRYLCDNNISAKSYHSGIPAKNRSRTQELFCSNKIRVIVATVAFGMGLDKQDVGAVIHYSLPESLEEYVQEIGRAGRDGRLSYCHLLFDDDTYFKLRSLMHSEGVDEHAVNKFLNQVFNAKNSHGKICSLVKESASRMFDMKEEVMLTLLTNLELGEVQYLRLLPQLNVTCTLNFHKTSPALLAEINRVVAAILKKSEAKQGQYLFDIPTVANSIGITAIDLSNQLQNLKFKGEITYEVKDMAFCYTIMKVPGDFCSLSAHLTRWLSEVETCKVRKLDTMFNAAVFATNVCEKKHGCFGSQHTPCLQKKILGYFNEDDNSDISNKMGQSSRFLRADIKVFLQSNSHVKFNPRAVARIMHGIASPSYPSMIWSKTHFWGRYTQIDFQVLMEAAKAELMNYVGKEAL; from the exons atggaatccGATTCAGACTCCGATGGCTCTCACGTCTCCGCCACTCCTCCACGAGACCCCTATCAACCaccaccgccgccgccgccgcgtCAGTCTACTACCTCctccaaaaaacccaaacctagccttaaacccaaaaaaccaccaatcccaatcccaaaccccaaacccaaaccTTCACTCTCACCTTCACCTCCATCCTCACCCACTCCTTCTCCCCTCTCTACTCTCCCCTTCCAAATCCTCCGCCGCACCTCCGACCACGACGACCCAATCTCCGCCGCCCAAGCCCTCCCCGCCCGCCACTTCTCCAACTCCGCCTCTTTCTCCAAACTCAACAAACCCTCGCTCAATTTCGAGCCTCTCGAACCCAACACTACTGTCACCGATCATTTCCAGTCCAATTCGGAAGCTACGAATTCCGCAAACTCACACAGAGTTGTTAAGAGACACTCCAATTTGATCGGGAGTAACCCGCCTCTACCGCCGGCGAAGTTGCGAAAATGCGGCAATGAAGGGAACTTCGTGAAGCTTAACCTGAATGGAAAAAGGCGAAAGTTTGCCAATAAAGGCAAAACCAGAAGAAATATCTATGGCTCTTATTCTTCAAGTAGTAGAAAATTTcatagaaaaaagaagagaaaagttGAAGGTGAAGGTGAAGGTGAAGATGAGAAAAATGGGTGTGAAGAAGATGGTTTGGTTGTGGAAACTGAGCAACAGAAGCAAAAACAGGAAAGTGGGAGAGCGAAATTGGACTCCCAATTGATTGAAGAGGCGGCATTGGCAGCAAGAAATGAGGCCTCGGATGAGAACTTGTTGAAGCTGTTGAATTTGGTGTATGGTTATGATTCGTTCCGAGATGGGCAGTTGGAGGCAATCAAGATGGTGCTGGCCGGAGAATCCGCGATGCTGGTTTTGCCAACTGGGGCTGGGAAGTCTCTGTGTTATCAGTTGCCGGCAATGGTTTTGCCGGGGTTAACGCTGGTGGTGAGTCCTTTGGTCGCGCTGATGATTGATCAGTTGAGGCAGCTGCCTCCTGTGATTACGGGTGGTCTTCTTTGTAGCAGTCAG aCACTTGAAGAGGTTTCCGAGACACTGAGGAAGCTTCAAGAAGGAACCATCAAG GTGCTATTTGTCTCACCGGAGAGATTTTTAAACGCGGAATTCTTGTCAGTAGTTTCAACTAATTTATCGATCTCACTTGTTGTGGTTGATGAAGCTCACTGTATATCTGAATG GTCGCACAATTTCCGGCCTTCATTCATGAGGCTCAGGGCATCTATGCTTCGTGACAGACTAAACGTTGGATGCATTCTTGCAATGACTGCTACTGCCACAGTCACAACATTAAATGCTGTTATGTCTGCTCTAGCCATTCCGCAAACCAATCTGATTCAAAAAGAACAACTAAGGGAAAATTTACAATTGTCAGTATCTTTAAGTGGAAATAG AATGAAAGATTTGCTGATGTTGATGAAGTCTTCTCCCTTTAAGGAAGTCAAGAGCATCATCATATACTGCAAATTTCAG TCTGAAACTGATCTAATAAACAGATACTTGTGTGATAATAATATCTCAGCAAAG AGCTATCACAGTGGAATCCCTGCAAAAAACCGTAGCCGTACACAGGAATTGTTTTGTTCAAACAAAATTAGAGTG ATTGTTGCAACTGTGGCATTTGGAATGGGGCTTGACAAGCAGGATGTTGGAGCT GTAATTCATTACAGCTTGCCAGAAAGCTTGGAGGAATATGTTCAG GAGATTGGGCGTGCTGGAAGGGATGGGAGGTTGTCCTATTGCCATCTACTTTTTGATGATGACACATACTTCAAACTTCGTAGTCTGATGCACAG TGAAGGAGTAGATGAACATGCGGTAAACAAATTTCTCAATCAAGTTTTCAATGCCAAGAATTCGCATGGGAAAATATGTTCATTAGTCAAAGAGTCAGCATCCCGCATGTTTGATATGAAAGAAGAG GTGATGTTGACACTTCTTACGAACTTAGAGTTGGGTGAAGTACAATACTTGCGTTTACTTCCACAACTAAATGTAACTTGTACTTTAAATTTCCACAAG ACTTCCCCAGCGTTGCTAGCTGAAATAAATAGGGTTGTTGCAGCAATTCTTAAGAA aTCTGAAGCTAAGCAAGGGCAATATCTGTTTGACATACCCACGGTGGCAAATAGCATTGGAATTACAGCAATTGACCTATCAAATCAGTTGCAGAATCTAAAG TTTAAGGGAGAAATAACATATGAGGTGAAGGACATGGCATTTTGTTATACAATCATGAAAGTACCTGGTGATTTTTGTTCTCTGTCAGCACATCTTACAAGATGGTTATCAGAAGTCGAAACTTGTAAG GTGCGGAAGTTGGACACAATGTTTAATGCTGCAGTCTTTGCAACAAATGTGTGTGAGAAGAAGCATGGTTGCTTTGGTTCTCAGCATACACCATGCTTGCAGAAGAAGATTTTGGGTTACTTTAATGAAGATGATAACTCTGACATTTCTAATAAGATGGGTCAAAGCAG CCGATTTTTGCGAGCAGACATTAAG GTCTTTCTACAGAGTAACTCACACGTTAAATTCAACCCCAGAGCTGTTGCAAGGATAATGCATGGAATTGCAAGCCCATCCTATCCTTCTATGATTTGGTCCAAAACTCATTTTTG GGGAAGGTATACACAAATAGACTTTCAGGTGCTAATGGAAGCAGCAAAAGCAGAACTCATGAATTATGTTGGGAAGGAAGCACTCTAA
- the LOC115978818 gene encoding ATP-dependent DNA helicase Q-like 5 isoform X2, translated as MESDSDSDGSHVSATPPRDPYQPPPPPPPRQSTTSSKKPKPSLKPKKPPIPIPNPKPKPSLSPSPPSSPTPSPLSTLPFQILRRTSDHDDPISAAQALPARHFSNSASFSKLNKPSLNFEPLEPNTTVTDHFQSNSEATNSANSHRVVKRHSNLIGSNPPLPPAKLRKCGNEGNFVKLNLNGKRRKFANKGKTRRNIYGSYSSSSRKFHRKKKRKVEGEGEGEDEKNGCEEDGLVVETEQQKQKQESGRAKLDSQLIEEAALAARNEASDENLLKLLNLVYGYDSFRDGQLEAIKMVLAGESAMLVLPTGAGKSLCYQLPAMVLPGLTLVVSPLVALMIDQLRQLPPVITGGLLCSSQTLEEVSETLRKLQEGTIKVLFVSPERFLNAEFLSVVSTNLSISLVVVDEAHCISEWSHNFRPSFMRLRASMLRDRLNVGCILAMTATATVTTLNAVMSALAIPQTNLIQKEQLRENLQLSVSLSGNRMKDLLMLMKSSPFKEVKSIIIYCKFQSETDLINRYLCDNNISAKSYHSGIPAKNRSRTQELFCSNKIRVIVATVAFGMGLDKQDVGAVIHYSLPESLEEYVQEIGRAGRDGRLSYCHLLFDDDTYFKLRSLMHSEGVDEHAVNKFLNQVFNAKNSHGKICSLVKESASRMFDMKEEVMLTLLTNLELGEVQYLRLLPQLNVTCTLNFHKTSPALLAEINRVVAAILKKSEAKQGQYLFDIPTVANSIGITAIDLSNQLQNLKFKGEITYEVKDMAFCYTIMKVPGDFCSLSAHLTRWLSEVETCAEVGHNV; from the exons atggaatccGATTCAGACTCCGATGGCTCTCACGTCTCCGCCACTCCTCCACGAGACCCCTATCAACCaccaccgccgccgccgccgcgtCAGTCTACTACCTCctccaaaaaacccaaacctagccttaaacccaaaaaaccaccaatcccaatcccaaaccccaaacccaaaccTTCACTCTCACCTTCACCTCCATCCTCACCCACTCCTTCTCCCCTCTCTACTCTCCCCTTCCAAATCCTCCGCCGCACCTCCGACCACGACGACCCAATCTCCGCCGCCCAAGCCCTCCCCGCCCGCCACTTCTCCAACTCCGCCTCTTTCTCCAAACTCAACAAACCCTCGCTCAATTTCGAGCCTCTCGAACCCAACACTACTGTCACCGATCATTTCCAGTCCAATTCGGAAGCTACGAATTCCGCAAACTCACACAGAGTTGTTAAGAGACACTCCAATTTGATCGGGAGTAACCCGCCTCTACCGCCGGCGAAGTTGCGAAAATGCGGCAATGAAGGGAACTTCGTGAAGCTTAACCTGAATGGAAAAAGGCGAAAGTTTGCCAATAAAGGCAAAACCAGAAGAAATATCTATGGCTCTTATTCTTCAAGTAGTAGAAAATTTcatagaaaaaagaagagaaaagttGAAGGTGAAGGTGAAGGTGAAGATGAGAAAAATGGGTGTGAAGAAGATGGTTTGGTTGTGGAAACTGAGCAACAGAAGCAAAAACAGGAAAGTGGGAGAGCGAAATTGGACTCCCAATTGATTGAAGAGGCGGCATTGGCAGCAAGAAATGAGGCCTCGGATGAGAACTTGTTGAAGCTGTTGAATTTGGTGTATGGTTATGATTCGTTCCGAGATGGGCAGTTGGAGGCAATCAAGATGGTGCTGGCCGGAGAATCCGCGATGCTGGTTTTGCCAACTGGGGCTGGGAAGTCTCTGTGTTATCAGTTGCCGGCAATGGTTTTGCCGGGGTTAACGCTGGTGGTGAGTCCTTTGGTCGCGCTGATGATTGATCAGTTGAGGCAGCTGCCTCCTGTGATTACGGGTGGTCTTCTTTGTAGCAGTCAG aCACTTGAAGAGGTTTCCGAGACACTGAGGAAGCTTCAAGAAGGAACCATCAAG GTGCTATTTGTCTCACCGGAGAGATTTTTAAACGCGGAATTCTTGTCAGTAGTTTCAACTAATTTATCGATCTCACTTGTTGTGGTTGATGAAGCTCACTGTATATCTGAATG GTCGCACAATTTCCGGCCTTCATTCATGAGGCTCAGGGCATCTATGCTTCGTGACAGACTAAACGTTGGATGCATTCTTGCAATGACTGCTACTGCCACAGTCACAACATTAAATGCTGTTATGTCTGCTCTAGCCATTCCGCAAACCAATCTGATTCAAAAAGAACAACTAAGGGAAAATTTACAATTGTCAGTATCTTTAAGTGGAAATAG AATGAAAGATTTGCTGATGTTGATGAAGTCTTCTCCCTTTAAGGAAGTCAAGAGCATCATCATATACTGCAAATTTCAG TCTGAAACTGATCTAATAAACAGATACTTGTGTGATAATAATATCTCAGCAAAG AGCTATCACAGTGGAATCCCTGCAAAAAACCGTAGCCGTACACAGGAATTGTTTTGTTCAAACAAAATTAGAGTG ATTGTTGCAACTGTGGCATTTGGAATGGGGCTTGACAAGCAGGATGTTGGAGCT GTAATTCATTACAGCTTGCCAGAAAGCTTGGAGGAATATGTTCAG GAGATTGGGCGTGCTGGAAGGGATGGGAGGTTGTCCTATTGCCATCTACTTTTTGATGATGACACATACTTCAAACTTCGTAGTCTGATGCACAG TGAAGGAGTAGATGAACATGCGGTAAACAAATTTCTCAATCAAGTTTTCAATGCCAAGAATTCGCATGGGAAAATATGTTCATTAGTCAAAGAGTCAGCATCCCGCATGTTTGATATGAAAGAAGAG GTGATGTTGACACTTCTTACGAACTTAGAGTTGGGTGAAGTACAATACTTGCGTTTACTTCCACAACTAAATGTAACTTGTACTTTAAATTTCCACAAG ACTTCCCCAGCGTTGCTAGCTGAAATAAATAGGGTTGTTGCAGCAATTCTTAAGAA aTCTGAAGCTAAGCAAGGGCAATATCTGTTTGACATACCCACGGTGGCAAATAGCATTGGAATTACAGCAATTGACCTATCAAATCAGTTGCAGAATCTAAAG TTTAAGGGAGAAATAACATATGAGGTGAAGGACATGGCATTTTGTTATACAATCATGAAAGTACCTGGTGATTTTTGTTCTCTGTCAGCACATCTTACAAGATGGTTATCAGAAGTCGAAACTT GTGCGGAAGTTGGACACAATGTTTAA
- the LOC115982287 gene encoding uncharacterized protein LOC115982287 has translation MPPSPALRYSPGREMRASSHKRGRSLESGLLFKEKDDDLALFNEMQSKEKESFLLQSTDDMEDTLSTKLRQFADFKLGITIPVRGESSDLLNAEEEKNDYDWLLTPPDTPLFPSLDDEPQAVTTVPRGRPRSQPISISRSSTMEKSYRSSRGSPSPNRLSPSPRSGNSTFQSRGRTSSTPHSSPPPGVRNATPSRRPSTPPSKPSTPAPRSSTPTPRRMSTGSSGAIASPGIRGTSPIKTSRGNSASPKIRAWQTNIPGFSSDAPPNLRTSLADRPASYVRGSSPASRNGRESTSKFNRQSMSPTAPRSISSSHSHDRDRFSSHSKGSVASSGDDDVDSLQSLPVGSLDRATSRRVSALSNNRTLAFSKKPARIVSSTSAPKKSFDSSFRQMDNRKSPQNMFRPLLSSVPSTTFYVGKASSTHRSLISRNSSVTTSSNASSDQGTNAALDTEGSDHNQDDAASESGKVAYPDVHEEVFAFDKMDVVNEDVGHEMHNVPLHLQHGGFDKGPAVEYDHAENSIHHGVAMEILATSEVSQVKAESSDVFILENMELCLKCGSRYVADEVEADVKLCPECCRKDKLLSVIIPDTTITVAENSPVMSMTFSEEEKPSVEIEPLMVVPEFPHITSVGEPKVSQGEENVEQGQTFWSEQNQNDSQESARSLLEEVEHRHANQQEMSQSIVGYSMTDDGTGGQQLHHFNDHPNLKVDFSEGTGISILLKRSSSSKGPVIRGRTFTASTIPYDDLSYARDSANSMRSSIGHSSFSASSSIDFSSSRQTETRVQRQLSSRKSDLENYRFDISTKPQSTGSSFSGFSNHVRQGSGLASSTLTEENFEVSAGNVEHDVEIRTASEEQVLMSEYTEADVTCTSLTRTAAVQNDNFECNDGSRTIDAFTSELLSRVVSVQIEDDSVAPLPNYEDRAVYENGENFPDNARVMDMEASIRTSKSSFGEELTMLNNSIDGVDVLQIPSHSSLVTMPELETEKCCQSTPGSQIDDASQISKSTKGELQDCSVPSSSQGDLIAPVSEHNTSDHADGIIEESKVMVECQGGSKARSLTLDEATDTILFCSSIVHDLACQAAAIAMEKESSVPLEGSRPTVTILGKSISDRKVPRGRTATKRTSRAQKARQRQVETDAKIPSNETENDENVDESLPRIVGLPNKVDSMKPPPPPKLESKCNCTIM, from the exons AAGAGAAAGATGACGATCTTGCTTTGTTCAACGAAATGCAgtccaaagaaaaagagagtttctTGCTTCAGTCCACCGATGACATGGAAGACACACTTT CTACAAAGTTAAGACAATTTGCGGATTTTAAGCTTGGAATAACCATTCCTGTTCGAGGAGAGAGTAGTGACCTGCTTAATGCCGAGGAGGAGAAGAATGACTACGATTG GTTATTAACTCCTCCTGATACCCCATTGTTTCCTTCATTGGACGATGAGCCACAAGCAGTTACTACTGTACCCAGGGGCCGACCTCGGAGTCAACCTATTTCGATATCAAGATCTTCCACG ATGGAGAAGAGTTACAGAAGTAGTAGGGGTAGTCCCAGTCCAAATCGCTTAAGCCCATCTCCTCGGTCTGGGAATAGCACCTTCCAGTCGAGGGGAAGGACATCATCAACACCCCATTCCAGTCCACCTCCAGGTGTACGGAATGCTACTCCATCACGGAGACCATCTACTCCTCCAAGTAAACCCTCAACACCTGCTCCAAGGTCTTCTACTCCGACTCCCCGAAGGATGAGCACTGGGTCCAGTGGTGCCATAGCCTCACCAGGGATTAGGGGAACTTCCCCTATAAAGACAAGTCGGGGGAACTCTGCTTCACCAAAAATAAGGGCATGGCAAACAAATATTCCAGGTTTCTCCTCTGATGCACCTCCCAATCTTCGTACTTCTCTGGCTGATCGACCAGCATCGTATGTGAGGGGTTCCTCACCAGCATCCAGAAATGGTAGGGAATCTACCTCAAAATTCAACAGGCAGTCAATGTCTCCAACAGCTCCTAGAAGCATCAGTTCATCTCATAGTCATGACCGAGACAGATTTAGCTCTCACAGCAAAGGTTCTGTGGCATCATCTGGTGATGATGATGTAGACTCTCTACAATCCCTTCCTGTGGGTAGTTTGGACCGAGCAACTTCAAGGAGAGTCAGTGCATTATCAAATAACCGGACTTTGGCCTTTTCAAAGAAACCAGCTAGAATAGTGTCCTCAACATCTGctccaaaaaaatcatttgactCTTCCTTTCGACAgatg GATAATAGGAAAAGTCCTCAAAATATGTTCAGGCCACTCCTATCTAGTGTCCCCAGTACCACCTTTTATGTTGGAAAAGCAAGTTCTACACATCGTTCTCTGATATCTAGGAATTCCTCTGTTACAACAAGCAGCAATGCAAGTTCTGATCAAGGTACAAATGCTGCACTTGATACtgaaggtagtgaccacaaccAGGATGATGCGGCAAGTGAAAGTGGGAAAGTTGCATATCCTGATGTTCATGAAGAAGTGTTTGCCTTTGATAAGATGGATGTAGTAAATGAGGACGTTGGGCATGAAATGCATAATGTTCCACTTCACCTACAGCACGGTGGCTTTGATAAAGGCCCTGCAGTTGAGTATGATCATGCTGAAAACTCTATTCACCATGGTGTTGCGATGGAAATCCTTGCAACTTCCGAAGTTTCTCAAGTCAAGGCTGAATCTTCGGATGTTTTTATTCTTGAAAATATGGAACTTTGTTTAAAGTGTGGTTCTAGATATGTTGCTGATGAAGTGGAAGCAGACGTTAAACTTTGTCCAGAATGCTGTAGGAAAGACAAACTTTTGAGTGTCATAATTCCAGATACAACAATTACTGTTGCTGAAAACTCCCCAGTGATGTCCATGACATTTtctgaagaagaaaaaccttCTGTGGAGATAGAGCCCCTGATGGTTGTACCTGAATTTCCACACATCACTTCTGTGGGTGAACCAAAGGTTTCCCAGGGTGAAGAGAATGTTGAGCAAGGCCAGACTTTCTGGAGTGAACAAAACCAGAATGACTCACAAGAATCTGCAAGGTCGTTGTTAGAGGAAGTTGAGCATAGACATGCCAATCAGCAAGAGATGAGCCAATCAATTGTTGGTTACAGCATGACTGATGATGGCACTGGAGGTCAGCAATTGCATCACTTTAATGACCATCCAAATTTGAAGGTTGACTTTTCAGAAGGTACAGGCATCTCCATACTGCTGAAGAGGTCAAGCAGTAGCAAAGGGCCTGTTATTCGGGGAAGGACATTTACTGCTTCTACGATACCTTATGATGATTTGTCTTATGCAAGAGACAGTGCAAACAGTATGAGAAGCTCCATTGGGCATAGCAGTTTCTCAGCATCATCCTCTATTGATTTCAGCTCTTCTAGACAAACAGAGACTCGTGTACAACGGCAATTAAGTAGCAGGAAATCGGACTTGGAGAACTACAGATTTGACATTAGCACCAAACCTCAAAGCACTGGGTCGTCtttttctggattttcaaacCATGTTCGCCAAGGGTCAGGTCTTGCATCGAGCACACTTACAGAAGAGAACTTTGAGGTTTCTGCTGGCAATGTGGAACATGATGTGGAAATACGTACTGCTTCTGAAGAACAAGTGCTAATGTCAGAATATACAGAAGCAGATGTTACTTGTACATCTTTAACCAGGACTGCTGCTGTTCAGAATGATAATTTTGAATGTAACGATGGTAGTAGAACCATTGATGCTTTCACCTCGGAATTGTTGAGTCGTGTAGTCAGTGTTCAGATAGAGGACGATTCAGTAGCACCACTTCCAAATTATGAAGATCGTGCTGTTTATGAAAATGGTGAAAACTTCCCAGACAATGCTCGTGTCATGGATATGGAAGCATCTATTAGAACTTCAAAGTCCTCTTTTGGTGAGGAGCTTACCATGCTGAATAACAGTATTGATGGAGTGGATGTCCTACAGATTCCTTCTCACAGTTCTTTGGTTACTATGCCagaattagaaactgaaaaatGCTGTCAGAGCACCCCTGGTTCACAGATTGATGATGCTTCTCAGATATCAAAGAGCACCAAGGGTGAATTGCAGGACTGTTCGGTTCCAAGCTCTTCACAGGGGGATTTAATTGCTCCTGTTTCAGAGCACAACACCTCTGATCATGCAGATGGCATCATTG AGGAATCAAAAGTAATGGTAGAGTGTCAGGGTGGAAGTAAAGCAAGAAGTCTAACACTTGATGAGGCGACGGATACAATACTTTTCTGCAGCTCCATCGTTCATGATCTGGCTTGCCAAGCTGCAGCCATAGCGATGGAGAAGGAAAGTTCGGTCCCGTTGGAAGGTTCCCGGCCAACAGTTACAATATTGGGAAAATCAATTTCTGATAGAAAGGTTCCACGGGGCAGGACTGCTACCAAACGTACTTCAAGAGCCCAAAAGGCCAGGCAAAGACAGGTGGAAACAGATGCGAAAATTCCTTCTAATGAGACTGAGAATGATGAGAATGTGGATGAATCTTTGCCCCGCATTGTTGGGCTTCCTAACAAGGTGGACAGCATGaagcctcctcctcctccaaaGCTGGAATCCAAGTGCAACTGCACAATAATGTGA